One genomic region from Pseudomonas hormoni encodes:
- a CDS encoding cupin domain-containing protein — MHPAILNLNQVELEPLPQALAPTGETAGRYQQRMARVGQQLGAQKLGYRLYVLEPGMRGSPFHSHRVNEEMFYVVAGEGEIRLGAERFPIRAGDVIACPPGGPEAAHQIINTSTHELRYLAVSTQQSPEICEYPDSGKYAVMDDFKVDAEGNASGFVAIARPSDGVDYWDGE, encoded by the coding sequence ATGCATCCCGCCATCCTCAACCTCAATCAGGTCGAACTCGAACCGCTGCCCCAAGCCCTGGCGCCGACCGGTGAAACGGCTGGCCGCTATCAGCAGCGGATGGCTCGCGTCGGTCAGCAACTGGGTGCGCAAAAGCTTGGCTATCGCTTGTACGTGCTGGAACCGGGCATGCGTGGCAGTCCGTTTCACAGCCATCGGGTCAACGAGGAAATGTTTTACGTGGTGGCCGGGGAAGGGGAGATCCGTCTCGGGGCCGAGCGTTTTCCCATTCGTGCGGGTGACGTGATCGCCTGCCCGCCGGGCGGTCCGGAAGCAGCGCACCAGATCATCAACACCAGCACCCATGAACTGCGCTACCTGGCGGTCAGCACCCAGCAATCGCCGGAAATATGCGAGTACCCGGATTCCGGAAAATACGCGGTGATGGACGACTTCAAGGTCGATGCCGAGGGTAATGCGTCGGGCTTCGTCGCCATTGCCCGGCCGTCTGACGGCGTGGATTACTGGGACGGCGAGTAA